Proteins from a genomic interval of Trifolium pratense cultivar HEN17-A07 linkage group LG6, ARS_RC_1.1, whole genome shotgun sequence:
- the LOC123887979 gene encoding glucan endo-1,3-beta-glucosidase-like, translating to MASLRRIRTILLIFTLILAMQMSFSTGIGVNFGRNGDNLPSPQNVVSLYKKCGIKLLRLFEPNLDILEALKGSNLQVSLGVKNGDVQSLASSKEAANQWVNTNVAPYKGDVNFKWIVLGNEIIPGAEGIYATQAMKNIKDAINSIGLTKTIVTTSFYMSGITSSYPPSAGAFTKDVVNVMKDVTAYLLQTGAPLMVNVYPYYAYTSNPKDIKLEYATFQTTNTVVVDGGLSYSNLFDAMVDSVYAALGKINAGNVSLEIGETGWPTAGNEPYSSKENAKTYNKNLIQYVQSGKGTPKKPNQTIDVFIFAMFNENQKTTGIEQNWGLFYPNMSHVYPLLNC from the exons ATGGCTTCATTAAGGAGGATCCGaactattttgttaattttcacTTTAATCCTAGCAATGCAAATGTCATTTTCTACTG GTATTGGTGTCAATTTTGGGAGGAATGGTGACAATCTTCCAAGCCCACAAAATGTTGTAAGTCTTTACAAGAAGTGTGGCATTAAGCTTCTACGACTTTTTGAGCCAAACCTTGATATATTAGAAGCATTGAAGGGATCCAATTTGCAAGTGAGTCTTGGAGTAAAAAATGGAGATGTGCAAAGCTTAGCATCATCTAAAGAAGCTGCTAACCAATGGGTTAATACTAATGTTGCCCCTTACAAAGGTGATGTTAATTTCAAATGGATTGTATTAGGAAATGAGATTATTCCGGGCGCCGAAGGCATTTATGCTACTCAAGCTATGAAAAACATTAAAGATGCGATAAATTCGATTGGCTTGACTAAAACTATAGTGACCACATCATTTTATATGTCTGGAATTACATCCTCTTACCCTCCATCTGCAGGGGCATTTACCAAAGATGTGGTAAATGTTATGAAAGATGTTACTGCTTATTTACTTCAAACTGGAGCACCCCTTATGGTTAATGTGTACCCGTATTATGCTTATACATCAAATCCAAAAGACATTAAGTTAGAATATGCCACATTTCAAACCACAAATACTGTAGTGGTGGATGGTGGCTTGAGTTATTCTAACCTTTTTGATGCAATGGTTGATTCAGTTTATGCAGCATTAGGAAAAATAAATGCAGGGAATGTTTCTCTTGAAATTGGAGAAACTGGTTGGCCTACTGCAGGGAATGAGCCTTATTCAagtaaggaaaatgctaagACATATAACAAAAATTTGATACAATATGTGCAAAGTGGCAAAGGTACACCaaaaaaaccaaatcaaactaTTGATGTGTTTATATTTGCAATGTTCAACgaaaatcaaaagacaactggAATAGAGCAGAATTGGGGACTCTTTTATCCTAACATGAGTCATGTTTATCCTCTTCTAAATTGTTGA